A genomic window from Melopsittacus undulatus isolate bMelUnd1 chromosome 7, bMelUnd1.mat.Z, whole genome shotgun sequence includes:
- the LOC117436454 gene encoding hydrocephalus-inducing protein homolog, whose translation MLGLQSVLTPPFRAELPEYILDLGYVVPGDIHTHTVKITNTGHFPASFHADGYVLYNTGFSMCLERVKHLPSCESKTFEVCFDPQSANLPLGKVDVLLPIKVRGGPTFQVRLRAMVAEPSLCVSRDRLEFSAVQCGQCQEETIQLHNTFQVPCKWSISMTDPVQEVDKHLPGSEPQKLLEEMKSVPCGFEVLPSAGSLAPGQQCHVQVRFSPTEEKCYRGELQIQICQSSQHLQVPVLGRAPTDTKR comes from the exons ATGCTGGGGTTACAGAGTGTCCTTActcctcctttcagagctgagctgcccgaATACATCCTGGACCTTGGCTATGTTGTTCCCGgtgacatccacacacacacggTGAAGATCACCAACACCGGGCACTTCCCTGCATCTTTCCATGCTGATGGATATGTCCTGTATAACACAG gcttCAGCATGTGCCTGGAGCGTGTGAAGCACCTGCCCTCCTGTGAGAGCAAGACATTTGAAGTGTGCTTCGACCCACAAAGTGCCAACCTGCCCCTGGGAAAAGtggatgtgctcctgcccatcaag GTCAGAGGAGGCCCCACATTCCAGGTCCGCCTCCGTGCCATGGTGGCTGAGCCGTCCCTCTGCGtgtccagggacaggctggagttctctgctgtccagtgtgggcagtgccaggaagaaaccatccagctccacaacACGTTCCAGGTCCCCTGTAAATGGTCCATCAGcatgactgatcctgttcaggAG GTGGACAAACATCTGCCAGGGAGCGAGcctcagaagctgctggaggagatgaagtctgtgccctgtggctttgaggtgctgccctcagctggaagcctcgctccaggacagcagtgccacGTCCAAGTCCGTTTTTCACCCACGGAAGAG aagtgctaccGGGGCGAGCTGCAGATCCAGATTTGCCAGAGCAGCCAACACCTGCAGGTGCCGGTCTTGGGACGTG CCCCTACGGACACCAAAAGATGA